The following are encoded together in the Methanosarcina flavescens genome:
- a CDS encoding RAD55 family ATPase yields MESLSTGIEGLDILIDGGYPKGKSILVTGPPGSGKTILGIHFLHRNCKEGKKCTLILTRELTEDILNQSRSLNLDLKPFLESGGLTIRNIFEDKMNKIKSASKFGKGLCAVDTDIIEYLSSISSEVDVVVIDNIGVMAINQDIREFADEFSSISIILLKNGCTTLFIMDEDSYDLTHRLTGYMVFGLIRLTSQENFKSGKTKKYLYIEKMRDKAVPVKYSLFDITSEGVQIITGMR; encoded by the coding sequence ATGGAAAGTTTATCTACAGGGATAGAGGGGCTGGATATACTGATAGATGGAGGCTATCCTAAAGGAAAAAGTATTCTGGTTACAGGTCCTCCGGGTTCGGGGAAGACTATTCTTGGGATTCACTTCCTTCACAGGAACTGCAAGGAAGGCAAGAAATGCACATTGATCCTTACAAGGGAACTTACAGAAGATATCCTCAACCAGTCCCGAAGCCTCAACCTTGATCTCAAGCCTTTTCTGGAGAGTGGGGGGCTTACTATCAGGAATATCTTTGAGGACAAAATGAATAAAATCAAGAGCGCTTCCAAATTCGGGAAAGGGCTCTGTGCTGTAGACACCGATATAATCGAGTACCTCAGTTCCATATCTTCGGAAGTTGATGTCGTGGTTATTGACAATATAGGGGTAATGGCTATAAATCAAGATATAAGAGAGTTTGCCGATGAGTTCAGTTCAATCAGTATTATTCTTCTAAAAAATGGATGCACGACCCTTTTTATAATGGATGAGGACTCTTACGATCTTACCCACAGGCTTACCGGCTATATGGTCTTCGGGCTGATACGGTTAACTTCACAGGAGAATTTTAAATCTGGAAAAACAAAAAAATATCTTTACATTGAAAAGATGAGGGATAAAGCCGTGCCTGTCAAATATTCCCTATTTGATATTACCTCTGAAGGAGTACAAATAATCACAGGCATGAGATGA